A genomic segment from Rhodothermus sp. encodes:
- the hprK gene encoding HPr(Ser) kinase/phosphatase, giving the protein MPYQPNRVYRKESITVAFMVEQLQQTVGLPVERVNQVDDTLRLVVESELNRPGLVLAGYTELFTYQRVQILGNTENRYLRHLPPEARRQAFHNLLQFPIPCIFLTDNNELEPELVRMATEAGVPLYRTPVPSTRFMALLRDFLNDQFAPQMTVHGSLVDVYGIGLLLIGKPGIGKSEVALDLVERGHRLVADDVVIVTRKEETVLMGTGTDLVQHFMEVRGLGLIDVRAMFGVRAIRFQKRIEVVVKMEPWDAQEEYTRLDMVEDTYRLLDVELPMVKVPITPGKNITVLCEVIAMNHLLRHYGYDPADVFARRLSERIRQKASSVPLRGTEYFEQDYE; this is encoded by the coding sequence ATGCCCTACCAGCCTAACCGCGTCTACCGCAAAGAGTCGATCACGGTCGCCTTTATGGTAGAGCAGCTTCAGCAGACCGTCGGTCTTCCCGTAGAGCGTGTCAATCAGGTCGATGACACGCTCCGCCTGGTCGTCGAAAGCGAGCTGAACCGCCCCGGGCTTGTCCTGGCCGGCTATACCGAACTGTTTACCTATCAACGTGTCCAGATTCTGGGCAACACGGAAAACCGCTACCTGCGTCATCTGCCACCCGAAGCGCGTCGTCAGGCATTCCACAACCTGTTACAGTTTCCCATTCCCTGTATCTTTTTGACCGACAACAATGAGCTGGAGCCTGAGCTGGTCCGGATGGCTACCGAAGCCGGCGTGCCCCTCTACCGGACACCGGTACCTTCGACCCGCTTTATGGCGCTACTACGCGACTTTCTCAACGATCAATTTGCGCCCCAGATGACCGTCCACGGTTCGCTGGTAGATGTCTATGGTATTGGCCTGCTGCTGATCGGCAAACCCGGCATTGGTAAAAGCGAGGTCGCTCTTGATCTGGTCGAACGCGGCCATCGCCTGGTGGCCGACGACGTGGTGATCGTTACGCGTAAAGAAGAAACCGTGCTGATGGGCACAGGCACCGACCTGGTACAGCACTTCATGGAGGTACGTGGCCTGGGGCTGATCGATGTGCGTGCCATGTTCGGTGTACGCGCCATCCGTTTTCAGAAACGCATCGAGGTCGTGGTCAAAATGGAGCCGTGGGACGCCCAGGAGGAGTACACCCGGCTGGATATGGTCGAGGATACCTATCGGCTGCTCGACGTCGAACTCCCCATGGTCAAGGTGCCCATCACGCCCGGCAAAAACATCACGGTGCTCTGCGAAGTCATCGCCATGAACCACCTGCTCCGTCACTACGGCTATGATCCTGCCGATGTCTTTGCGCGGCGGCTGAGTGAACGTATCCGCCAGAAAGCCTCCTCCGTCCCCCTGCGCGGCACCGAATACTTTGAGCAGGATTACGAATAA
- a CDS encoding M23 family metallopeptidase: protein MPKNRYYYFDHETCSFVEVQPHPMRRLLLFVSLGVVLLGVGGLLFWYYTGRLATPRELALEAENEALRAQLSRLNQKLDQFTIRLNELAAHDQSLYRTLLQADPISEDVWQMGVGGTDTYAAFDRFSKPTATLLRETAQKLDALERRIALQNASYRELVKLAEARESWRRQMPAVLPADGVIVSGFGMRLHPILRVRKMHEGIDILLPYGSPVYAPGDGVVRKTGRSAGYGLYIILEHPATGYRTLYAHLSKVLVRRGQKVQRGDLIARSGNSGRSTGPHLHYEVRDRRGRALNPLQFVAPSMTPHQYQQLLEAAENSRISLD, encoded by the coding sequence ATGCCGAAGAACCGGTACTACTATTTTGACCACGAGACGTGTTCGTTTGTAGAGGTACAGCCGCATCCGATGCGGCGGCTGTTGCTGTTCGTCAGCCTGGGCGTCGTGCTGCTTGGCGTCGGAGGATTGCTTTTCTGGTATTACACCGGTCGGCTGGCCACCCCCCGCGAGCTGGCTCTGGAAGCTGAAAACGAGGCCTTACGAGCACAGTTAAGCCGCCTGAATCAAAAGCTGGATCAGTTCACTATTCGACTCAACGAGCTGGCTGCCCACGACCAGTCGTTGTATCGCACCTTACTCCAGGCGGATCCGATTTCGGAGGACGTATGGCAGATGGGTGTAGGCGGCACCGATACCTATGCCGCATTTGACCGCTTCAGCAAACCGACGGCAACGTTATTGCGGGAAACGGCTCAAAAGCTGGATGCCCTGGAGCGTCGGATTGCCCTGCAAAATGCCAGCTATCGGGAGCTGGTGAAGCTGGCCGAAGCGCGGGAGAGCTGGCGTCGACAGATGCCGGCCGTGTTGCCGGCCGATGGGGTTATTGTATCAGGCTTCGGGATGCGTCTGCATCCCATCCTGCGGGTACGCAAAATGCACGAGGGGATCGACATCCTGCTGCCCTATGGCTCGCCCGTCTACGCCCCGGGCGACGGGGTTGTGCGAAAGACCGGCCGCAGCGCTGGCTATGGCCTCTACATCATTCTGGAGCATCCAGCTACGGGCTACCGTACACTCTATGCGCATCTGTCTAAGGTCCTGGTACGCCGAGGCCAGAAAGTCCAACGAGGCGACTTGATCGCGCGCAGCGGTAACTCGGGACGCTCCACAGGGCCCCATCTGCACTACGAAGTGCGCGATCGCCGAGGACGCGCGCTCAACCCGCTCCAGTTTGTAGCCCCGAGTATGACGCCCCATCAGTATCAGCAATTGCTTGAAGCCGCAGAAAATTCCAGAATTTCTCTGGACTGA
- a CDS encoding DUF2795 domain-containing protein: MGYWTLELASYLEDAPWPATRDELIDYAERTGAPIEVIENLKELEDDGEPYESIEEIWPDYPTADDDFYYEEE; this comes from the coding sequence ATGGGGTACTGGACGCTTGAGCTGGCTTCCTACCTGGAAGATGCACCCTGGCCGGCCACCCGTGACGAGTTGATCGACTATGCGGAGCGCACGGGTGCACCCATTGAGGTGATTGAAAACCTCAAAGAGCTGGAAGACGACGGGGAGCCCTACGAGAGCATCGAAGAAATATGGCCGGACTATCCAACGGCCGACGACGACTTCTACTACGAAGAAGAGTAA
- a CDS encoding BamA/TamA family outer membrane protein: MAGLSNGRRRLLLRRRVSRTIASVGRPATPHLLKGLLCWLIGWGLLGGLPVRGQAQQQFFSTPWLVREVRLEGNHTFSDEVLRPYLHTVANRRFLGIPGLTWWLWLYRLGASGSLGGLLSRALMASGEPPAYYEPTVVQADAERLTLFYRQEGFPHARVAARLDTLRPGHLRVIFHIEEGPPTYLRHIRYHGIETLPPALQRALVQNSRLRHAPLPDTSLQLQARHQRYSELTLLEERQRLMEFLWNAGYAAITRDSIQAIVIPVRPDSFDVVFRIRPGPRFRFGDLYVEIEGPEPELFFQHDTLRLPPAADTLQPGRLLVTRSRERRLKLAFLARMLRFRPGDWYNRSLLLNTRRRLEATGLFSYVRIEPRWRDTLHIPGEAAPRLPHQFVLTTRPRHRIRVETFMLQRNGLLTGSENELGTGMALTYENANLLGRAETFSLRTAGSISGNFEEGLLTSAQLEITASLVYPYAVRPFGALERWLQLYDARTRLSLSLLTARRDILRLVIRGRGTARFRLELQHTPTLTSFVDLLDLSLSNPDTLHGFRATFLEEVLRPIEDPVQRAQILDDYTVPQINDVVRYTLQAARFHPLHRTRGYAHELSVEVGGMLSDLLDRAVFTPGRHEGTLPGLPLFRRGPSGNRLLYRPYVRISLDVRRYYPLRSGTVLATKLQAGLAHPIGVPDVIPFDRRFYSGGATSVRGWPLRGLGPGRLQLQENVEGANLLGGEIKLEASLELRQRLLRRVLAADWIGAFFTDTGNVWLGPRNPGAAAGHFRLARFVQDLGWSAGIGLRLAWEYLILRLDMAYRLHDPARPMAGLLPDGLRRPMLHFGIGHTF, translated from the coding sequence ATGGCCGGACTATCCAACGGCCGACGACGACTTCTACTACGAAGAAGAGTAAGCCGTACAATCGCTTCAGTCGGCCGTCCGGCCACTCCCCATTTGCTTAAGGGATTGCTGTGCTGGTTGATCGGCTGGGGGCTGCTGGGTGGGCTTCCGGTGCGGGGGCAAGCCCAGCAGCAATTTTTTTCAACGCCCTGGCTGGTCCGTGAAGTTCGTCTGGAAGGCAACCACACCTTCTCTGACGAAGTCCTCCGTCCTTACCTCCATACGGTTGCCAATCGGCGCTTTCTGGGTATCCCTGGCCTTACCTGGTGGTTGTGGCTCTACCGGCTGGGGGCCTCTGGCAGCCTGGGCGGACTACTGAGCCGTGCGCTGATGGCCAGCGGCGAACCGCCCGCTTATTACGAACCGACAGTGGTCCAGGCCGATGCGGAGCGCCTCACCCTGTTCTATCGCCAAGAAGGATTCCCCCATGCCCGGGTAGCAGCCCGATTGGATACCCTGCGCCCGGGCCACCTGCGGGTCATTTTTCACATTGAAGAAGGTCCCCCTACCTATTTGCGGCACATTCGTTACCACGGTATCGAAACACTTCCACCCGCCTTACAACGAGCCCTCGTACAAAACTCCCGACTGCGTCATGCACCGCTGCCCGATACATCGTTACAGCTCCAGGCGCGCCATCAGCGCTATTCAGAGCTGACGCTGCTGGAAGAGCGCCAGCGCCTCATGGAATTTCTATGGAACGCGGGCTATGCAGCCATCACGCGCGACTCTATCCAGGCCATCGTTATTCCTGTACGCCCTGATTCTTTCGACGTGGTTTTTCGGATTCGTCCCGGACCACGTTTTCGCTTTGGGGATCTGTATGTTGAAATCGAAGGCCCAGAGCCCGAGCTGTTCTTCCAACACGACACGCTCCGGCTACCTCCGGCCGCCGATACCCTCCAACCTGGACGCCTGCTCGTCACCCGTTCCCGAGAACGTCGCCTGAAGCTTGCTTTTCTGGCGCGTATGTTGCGCTTCCGGCCGGGCGACTGGTACAATCGCTCCCTGCTTTTAAACACCCGACGTCGGTTGGAAGCTACGGGCCTGTTTTCCTACGTTCGCATCGAACCCCGCTGGCGCGACACGTTGCACATCCCCGGTGAGGCAGCCCCTCGCCTGCCTCATCAATTCGTGCTGACTACCCGTCCCCGCCATCGCATACGGGTAGAGACTTTCATGCTGCAGCGTAACGGTTTACTCACCGGTAGCGAGAATGAACTGGGTACAGGCATGGCCCTCACTTACGAAAATGCCAACCTGCTGGGTCGTGCCGAAACGTTCAGCCTGCGCACAGCCGGCTCCATTTCGGGAAACTTTGAAGAAGGCCTGTTGACCTCAGCACAGCTCGAAATCACGGCTTCGCTGGTCTATCCTTATGCCGTCCGCCCCTTTGGTGCGCTCGAACGCTGGCTCCAGCTCTACGATGCCCGCACACGCCTTTCCCTCAGCCTGCTTACGGCCCGTCGGGACATACTCCGGCTGGTTATCCGGGGACGTGGCACCGCCCGTTTCCGCCTTGAGCTCCAGCATACGCCAACACTCACGTCGTTTGTGGACCTGCTCGATCTGAGCCTGAGCAATCCGGACACATTGCATGGTTTTCGGGCCACCTTCCTTGAGGAAGTGCTGCGTCCCATTGAAGACCCGGTGCAGCGAGCTCAGATCCTTGACGACTACACGGTGCCCCAGATCAATGACGTGGTTCGCTACACGTTGCAGGCTGCCCGCTTCCATCCGTTACACCGCACCCGTGGCTATGCCCACGAACTGTCTGTCGAAGTGGGCGGAATGCTATCTGACCTGCTGGACCGTGCTGTGTTTACGCCAGGCCGGCACGAAGGCACGCTGCCGGGACTGCCCCTCTTCCGCCGCGGACCATCTGGTAACCGGCTGCTCTACCGTCCGTATGTACGCATTAGCCTGGACGTTCGTCGATATTATCCGCTTCGTTCAGGCACCGTGCTGGCCACCAAGCTCCAGGCTGGCCTGGCCCATCCCATCGGTGTGCCCGACGTGATTCCTTTTGACCGGCGTTTCTACAGCGGCGGCGCCACCAGCGTCCGGGGATGGCCACTGCGCGGACTGGGTCCTGGTCGCCTTCAACTTCAGGAAAACGTAGAAGGCGCCAACCTGCTGGGCGGCGAGATCAAACTGGAGGCCAGCCTGGAGCTGCGTCAGCGTCTGTTGCGGCGGGTACTGGCCGCCGACTGGATCGGCGCATTCTTTACCGACACAGGAAACGTCTGGCTCGGTCCCCGCAACCCGGGTGCCGCGGCCGGACACTTCCGGCTCGCCCGTTTCGTTCAGGA